A portion of the uncultured Draconibacterium sp. genome contains these proteins:
- a CDS encoding V-type ATP synthase subunit E, which produces MTDRIEEITQKIYNEGITKAKDDADQLIAEAQEKADAIIRSAKKKQEEIIHDAQKQAEENKKRTEAELQLAARQFISHLKQQITDLISTAQINSPVNEAFNDNDFIKKIILTLIEKWDPKAGKNMDMHLLLPPDDQKDLTAFLQKKASEAMNKGIEISFDSKLKSGFRIGPKDGSYLISFTAQDFENYFKLYFKDGTKKLLFDAVETE; this is translated from the coding sequence ATGACTGACCGCATTGAAGAAATAACGCAAAAAATCTATAACGAAGGCATTACCAAAGCTAAAGACGATGCCGACCAACTAATTGCTGAAGCACAAGAAAAAGCTGATGCCATAATACGATCGGCAAAAAAGAAACAGGAAGAGATTATTCATGACGCACAAAAACAAGCCGAAGAAAACAAAAAACGAACGGAAGCCGAATTACAACTGGCAGCGCGTCAGTTTATCAGTCATTTAAAACAGCAAATTACCGATCTTATCAGCACTGCCCAGATCAATTCACCTGTTAACGAAGCCTTTAACGATAACGATTTCATCAAAAAAATCATACTCACATTAATTGAAAAGTGGGATCCGAAAGCCGGAAAAAACATGGATATGCACCTGCTCCTCCCACCAGATGATCAAAAAGATCTGACTGCTTTTCTGCAAAAAAAAGCAAGCGAAGCCATGAACAAGGGAATTGAAATTTCATTCGATTCCAAATTAAAATCGGGTTTCCGAATCGGCCCAAAGGACGGCAGTTACCTCATCAGTTTCACCGCACAAGACTTTGAAAATTATTTTAAACTATACTTTAAAGACGGAACAAAAAAATTACTGTTTGATGCCGTTGAAACAGAGTAA
- a CDS encoding DUF2764 family protein: protein MLIKREYYCLIAGLPDLFFDENKTTVTSNVFREELQHQLSPSDYKLVEYLFLPFDNLNLLNVFFGQNKPNFFPGNIAKHELEFQFSPENEEIRLPDYMKTFISWMKGMDRKHAGLEDENILTSLFYEHALDCPNPFLQDWFCFELNLKNIFTAFNCKKYNYEPEIHLLEVEGNDSVYSLLIENKLKADYFEELLPHHEELFKIAESNMEWIEKERAVDKIKWEYLDENTFFHFFTIEKVLAFTIKLLLIERWMKLDKETGKQLLDKLIDELLTSYEFPAEFSLTK from the coding sequence ATGCTGATAAAAAGAGAATATTATTGTTTGATTGCCGGGCTTCCCGATTTGTTCTTCGACGAGAACAAAACAACAGTTACCAGCAACGTATTCAGGGAAGAACTGCAACACCAGCTTAGTCCGTCCGACTACAAGTTGGTTGAATACCTCTTTTTACCTTTCGACAACCTGAACCTGCTCAATGTTTTTTTCGGGCAGAATAAGCCGAACTTCTTCCCCGGGAATATTGCGAAACACGAATTAGAGTTTCAGTTTTCTCCTGAGAACGAAGAAATTCGGCTACCTGATTACATGAAAACATTTATAAGCTGGATGAAAGGTATGGATAGGAAACATGCCGGTTTGGAAGACGAAAATATACTGACCTCCTTGTTTTACGAACACGCACTTGACTGTCCCAATCCATTTCTACAGGACTGGTTTTGTTTTGAACTCAACCTGAAAAATATATTTACTGCTTTTAACTGCAAAAAATACAACTACGAACCGGAAATACATTTGCTGGAAGTTGAAGGCAATGATTCGGTGTATTCACTTTTAATTGAGAACAAACTAAAAGCAGATTATTTCGAGGAGCTGCTCCCCCACCACGAAGAGCTTTTTAAGATTGCTGAATCGAATATGGAATGGATAGAAAAGGAAAGAGCCGTTGATAAAATCAAATGGGAATACCTGGATGAGAATACCTTCTTTCATTTTTTCACCATTGAAAAGGTATTGGCTTTTACCATAAAACTCCTGTTAATCGAGCGGTGGATGAAGCTTGACAAAGAAACGGGCAAGCAGCTGCTTGACAAACTAATTGACGAATTATTAACGAGTTATGAATTCCCGGCGGAGTTCAGCTTGACTAAATAA
- a CDS encoding V-type ATP synthase subunit A, with protein sequence MATTGIVVGIISNLVVVKVNGPVSQNEICYINHDAVKLMAEVIRIGSENAYIQVFESTRGLKTGTPVEFTGHMLEAILGPGILSKNFDGLQHDLDKMEGVFLQKGDYTHPLEVDKDWTFKPLAKVGDEVVAGSWLGEVTENWIAHKIMVPFTFKGDFKVKKIVAEDDYKIEETIAVLEDAEGNEHPVSMIQKWPVKIPIKTYKNKPRPAKFLETGIRVIDSFTPIVEGGTGFIPGPFGTGKTVLQHALSKQADADMIVVAACGERANEVVEIFAEFPELDDPRTGRKLMERTTIIANTSNMPVAAREASVYTAMTIAEYYRSMGLKILLLADSTSRWAQALREMSNRMEELPGPDAFPMDLPAIISNFYSRAGFVNLNNGETGSVTFVGTVSPAGGNLKEPVTEATKKAARCFYALSQNRADSKRYPAIDAVESYSKYLEYPEYIDYVSKAISPKWVDHILHARNILVRGRETYEQINILGDDGVPIHYHETFWKSEVIDFVILQQDAFDKIDSSTPIDRQQYMLEKVLKIHDTRFSFEHFEEVNPYFKKIINVLKQMNYSEFQSEQFKKFEKELEEIINEKAVVETEQI encoded by the coding sequence ATGGCTACAACAGGAATAGTTGTCGGAATAATATCGAACCTGGTAGTGGTTAAAGTGAATGGTCCGGTTTCGCAAAACGAGATCTGCTACATTAATCACGACGCTGTAAAATTGATGGCCGAAGTGATTCGTATTGGTTCTGAAAATGCCTACATACAAGTTTTTGAAAGCACACGCGGATTAAAAACCGGAACTCCGGTAGAATTCACCGGGCACATGCTGGAAGCAATTCTTGGCCCCGGAATTTTATCAAAGAATTTTGACGGCCTTCAACACGACCTCGACAAAATGGAAGGTGTTTTCCTTCAGAAAGGCGATTACACGCACCCTTTGGAAGTGGATAAAGACTGGACATTTAAACCGCTTGCAAAAGTTGGCGATGAAGTGGTGGCCGGATCGTGGCTGGGAGAAGTTACTGAAAACTGGATCGCTCATAAAATTATGGTTCCCTTTACTTTTAAAGGCGATTTTAAGGTAAAGAAAATTGTAGCGGAAGACGATTATAAAATTGAGGAAACCATTGCTGTATTGGAAGACGCAGAAGGCAACGAACACCCGGTTTCGATGATACAAAAATGGCCGGTAAAAATTCCGATAAAGACCTATAAAAATAAACCACGCCCTGCCAAATTCCTCGAAACGGGTATTCGTGTAATCGACAGTTTTACTCCCATTGTTGAAGGAGGAACAGGTTTTATTCCCGGTCCGTTCGGAACAGGTAAAACAGTTCTGCAACACGCACTGTCGAAACAAGCCGATGCCGATATGATCGTGGTAGCAGCCTGCGGCGAGCGCGCCAATGAAGTTGTGGAAATATTTGCTGAATTTCCGGAACTGGACGACCCTCGCACCGGACGCAAACTCATGGAACGTACAACGATTATTGCCAACACATCGAACATGCCTGTTGCTGCCCGCGAAGCATCGGTTTACACGGCCATGACGATTGCAGAGTATTACCGTTCGATGGGACTGAAAATATTGTTGTTGGCCGACTCTACTTCGCGCTGGGCACAGGCTTTGCGCGAAATGTCGAACCGCATGGAAGAGCTTCCCGGCCCCGATGCATTTCCAATGGATTTGCCTGCAATTATTTCCAATTTTTACTCGCGTGCCGGGTTTGTAAATCTAAATAACGGAGAAACCGGATCGGTAACTTTTGTAGGTACCGTTTCGCCGGCAGGAGGTAATCTAAAAGAGCCGGTAACCGAAGCCACTAAAAAAGCGGCGCGGTGTTTTTACGCCCTCTCGCAAAACCGGGCCGACAGCAAACGTTACCCTGCCATTGATGCAGTTGAGAGCTACTCGAAATACCTCGAATATCCGGAGTATATTGATTATGTATCAAAGGCAATTTCGCCAAAATGGGTCGACCATATTCTGCATGCCCGAAACATCCTTGTCCGCGGACGCGAGACCTACGAACAGATCAATATTCTGGGCGATGACGGAGTACCGATTCATTACCACGAAACATTTTGGAAATCGGAAGTGATCGATTTTGTAATACTGCAGCAGGATGCTTTTGACAAGATTGATTCATCAACACCCATTGATCGACAGCAATACATGCTCGAAAAAGTGCTAAAAATTCATGATACCCGATTTAGTTTCGAACATTTTGAGGAGGTAAATCCCTATTTCAAAAAAATAATAAACGTGCTGAAACAGATGAATTACTCGGAGTTTCAATCGGAACAATTCAAAAAATTTGAAAAGGAACTGGAGGAAATAATAAACGAAAAAGCAGTTGTTGAAACCGAACAAATATAA
- a CDS encoding V-type ATP synthase subunit B: METTAFQKIHTKVDQITKATCSLHATGVGNEEMALVNDRLAQVVKIEGDLVTLQIFSGTEGIPTNAEVIFLGHAPQLAVGDELAGRFFNAYGQPIDGGPEVDGKLIEIGGPSVNPVRRKQPSELIATGIAGIDLNNTLVTGQKIPFFADPDQPYNQVMAMVALRAKADKIILGGMGITNDDYLFFKNLFENASAIDRIISFVNTTENPPVERLLVPDMALSAAEYFAVEKNQNVLVLLTDMTLYADALSIVSNRMDQIPSKDSMPGSLYSDLAKLYEKAVQFPDGGSITIIAVTTLSGGDITHAIPDNTGYITEGQLFLRKETDIGKVIIDPFRSLSRLKQLVIGKKTREDHPQVMNAAIRLYADAANAKTKIENGFDLTDYDKRTMSFAKDYATELLAIDINIEIDTMIDTAWKLFNKYFSYAETGIKAELVEKYGKQIK, translated from the coding sequence ATGGAAACTACAGCTTTTCAGAAAATACATACCAAAGTTGACCAGATAACAAAAGCCACCTGTTCGTTACACGCCACGGGGGTTGGTAACGAGGAAATGGCTCTTGTTAACGACCGGCTGGCACAGGTCGTTAAAATTGAAGGCGACCTGGTAACACTGCAGATTTTTTCGGGAACAGAGGGAATTCCAACCAATGCCGAGGTGATATTTTTAGGGCATGCTCCGCAATTAGCTGTAGGCGACGAGTTGGCCGGACGATTTTTTAACGCATACGGACAACCAATTGACGGCGGCCCCGAAGTGGACGGCAAATTGATAGAAATTGGTGGCCCGTCGGTAAATCCTGTTCGCCGTAAACAGCCATCGGAATTGATTGCCACAGGCATTGCAGGAATAGACTTGAATAATACGCTGGTAACCGGGCAGAAAATCCCGTTTTTTGCCGATCCCGATCAGCCCTACAATCAGGTTATGGCGATGGTAGCTTTGCGTGCAAAAGCCGATAAAATTATTCTGGGTGGCATGGGAATCACCAACGACGATTACCTGTTTTTCAAAAACCTGTTTGAAAATGCCAGTGCCATCGATCGCATTATCAGTTTTGTAAACACCACCGAAAACCCACCGGTTGAGCGCTTGCTGGTTCCCGATATGGCACTGTCGGCTGCCGAGTATTTTGCGGTCGAAAAAAATCAGAATGTGTTGGTGCTTTTAACCGATATGACATTGTATGCCGATGCGCTGAGTATCGTTTCGAACCGGATGGATCAAATTCCGTCGAAAGACAGTATGCCCGGTTCGTTATACAGCGATCTGGCGAAACTGTATGAAAAAGCGGTGCAATTCCCCGATGGTGGTTCCATAACGATTATCGCTGTAACCACGCTTTCGGGCGGCGACATTACACACGCCATTCCCGACAATACCGGCTACATTACCGAAGGACAACTTTTCCTGCGTAAAGAGACCGACATCGGAAAGGTTATTATCGATCCGTTTCGAAGTTTATCACGCCTAAAACAATTAGTAATCGGTAAAAAAACACGCGAAGATCATCCGCAGGTAATGAATGCTGCTATCAGGTTATACGCCGATGCTGCGAATGCTAAAACCAAAATCGAAAATGGTTTCGACCTGACGGATTACGACAAACGCACCATGAGTTTTGCCAAAGATTATGCCACTGAGCTGCTGGCCATTGACATAAATATTGAAATTGATACGATGATCGATACAGCATGGAAACTTTTCAATAAATATTTCTCGTACGCCGAAACGGGTATTAAAGCTGAGTTGGTGGAGAAATATGGAAAACAGATAAAATAA
- a CDS encoding universal stress protein, whose protein sequence is MENQLVTILRISTPQLGSFVKDKLEEKGIEVFFTNEGMTPGERYNPDEVLLKVKAKQSEKAILMLLKLHKDYDLDKVKDDVSFSNLRKILLPVKLSEDCIDLCKYAIGLAVKENAEIKVLYVYPDPNFNKTSKHTASWEKHVKMELKEAHEKAQLKLVNFSRELKKQVPPELFNKVKLHYRMLKGTPENVITASCKRYNPDIILMGTRAQSHTDGEFLGKTLINVIEQIQHPVLAVPLSAVFKGKEQINVMYSTDFYESDNSSLNKLLKILEPIKKKIYCVHFDMHNDLQHREKMNELNAMLEKDYSDYHITCELFESKDLIKGIEDFVSAKNIDIISLSKIKHSGFYKLFHTDLVSTLVDKANVPILVFPI, encoded by the coding sequence ATGGAAAATCAATTAGTTACAATCCTAAGGATTTCGACACCACAGCTGGGATCTTTTGTAAAAGACAAGCTGGAGGAAAAAGGGATTGAGGTATTTTTCACCAACGAGGGAATGACCCCGGGTGAACGCTACAATCCCGATGAAGTGCTGCTAAAAGTAAAAGCCAAACAATCGGAAAAAGCCATTCTGATGCTTTTAAAGTTACACAAAGACTACGACCTGGATAAAGTTAAAGACGATGTGAGCTTTTCGAACCTGCGAAAAATTCTCCTGCCTGTAAAACTGAGTGAAGACTGTATTGACCTTTGCAAATATGCTATAGGTCTTGCAGTAAAAGAAAATGCTGAGATAAAAGTACTTTACGTTTATCCTGACCCGAATTTTAATAAAACCAGCAAACACACCGCCTCGTGGGAAAAGCATGTAAAAATGGAACTAAAAGAAGCACACGAGAAAGCACAGCTAAAGTTGGTAAATTTTAGCAGAGAGCTTAAAAAACAGGTTCCACCGGAGCTTTTTAATAAGGTGAAGTTACACTACCGCATGCTAAAAGGAACCCCAGAAAATGTAATTACAGCATCGTGTAAACGCTATAATCCCGACATTATTTTAATGGGTACCCGAGCCCAAAGCCACACCGATGGCGAGTTTTTGGGAAAAACACTGATTAATGTAATTGAACAGATACAACATCCGGTTTTGGCGGTTCCTCTTTCGGCGGTTTTTAAAGGGAAAGAACAAATTAACGTTATGTACTCTACTGATTTTTACGAGTCTGATAATTCTTCGTTGAACAAATTACTGAAAATACTGGAGCCGATAAAAAAGAAAATTTACTGTGTTCATTTTGATATGCATAACGATCTTCAACATCGCGAAAAGATGAATGAACTAAACGCCATGCTTGAAAAAGATTACAGTGATTATCATATTACGTGCGAACTTTTCGAGAGCAAAGACCTGATTAAAGGTATCGAAGATTTTGTATCAGCCAAAAACATCGATATTATTTCGCTATCAAAAATAAAACACTCGGGGTTTTATAAACTATTTCATACTGACCTGGTGTCCACTCTGGTGGATAAAGCTAATGTTCCTATTCTGGTATTTCCGATATAA
- a CDS encoding V-type ATP synthase subunit D has protein sequence MAIKFQYNKTALHNLNKQLKIRLKALPTLKNKEAALRLEVKKAKDRTVNLDEKLRKEMSGQEDSAGLWNEFLPELIQIDNVRVSSKKIAGVSVPVMEEIIFKEKDYSLFSSPNWFPPGISYAKELANIVIEREFYARKMALLDRARKKTTQKVNLYEKVQIPGYEDAIRKIKRFLEDEENLSKSAQKIVKKRQQKQKAATA, from the coding sequence TTGGCTATAAAATTTCAATATAATAAAACGGCGCTTCACAACCTGAACAAGCAGTTGAAAATTAGGTTAAAGGCCTTGCCCACGTTAAAAAACAAGGAAGCTGCTCTTCGGCTGGAGGTGAAAAAGGCCAAGGACCGAACCGTTAATCTTGACGAAAAACTACGAAAAGAAATGAGCGGGCAGGAAGATTCAGCCGGGCTTTGGAACGAATTTTTACCCGAGCTGATACAAATTGATAACGTAAGAGTTTCGAGCAAAAAAATTGCCGGGGTTTCTGTTCCGGTTATGGAGGAAATAATTTTTAAGGAAAAAGATTACAGTCTTTTTTCTAGTCCCAACTGGTTTCCGCCGGGAATATCGTATGCAAAAGAACTGGCCAATATTGTTATCGAGCGCGAATTTTATGCAAGAAAAATGGCTCTGCTTGATCGTGCGCGGAAAAAGACAACGCAGAAAGTAAACCTGTACGAAAAAGTACAGATTCCGGGTTACGAAGATGCAATACGAAAGATAAAACGCTTTTTGGAAGACGAGGAAAACCTTTCGAAATCGGCACAAAAGATTGTAAAAAAACGACAGCAAAAACAAAAAGCAGCGACGGCATGA